A region of uncultured Draconibacterium sp. DNA encodes the following proteins:
- a CDS encoding D-2-hydroxyacid dehydrogenase: MKIVVLDGYALNPGDLNWDDLEALGELTVYDRTTPEQTLERAANAEIVYTNKVILNREIIEQLPQLKFIGVLATGYNVVDIDAAREAGIKVCNIPAYSTPSVAQLVFAHILHFTNNVGLHAKSVSHGDWANSTDFAYWLSPQTELAGKTLGIIGFGQIGQAVAQIALAFGMKVIFNNRSKKSTTLDAHQVDLDTLLETSDFISINCPLTNENQGFINKTTISKMKPTAFLINTGRGPLINEQDLADALNNNEIAGAGLDVLSVEPALPENPLPKAKNCYITPHIAWATLEARQRLMHIATDNLKAFLDGNPINVVG, translated from the coding sequence ATGAAGATCGTTGTTTTGGATGGCTATGCACTAAATCCCGGAGACCTCAACTGGGATGATCTGGAAGCATTGGGAGAATTAACTGTTTACGACCGCACAACTCCGGAGCAAACGCTGGAACGGGCTGCAAATGCTGAGATCGTTTACACCAATAAAGTCATTCTTAACCGCGAAATTATTGAACAGTTGCCTCAGTTAAAATTCATTGGCGTTCTGGCAACGGGTTATAATGTTGTTGATATTGATGCTGCCCGCGAGGCAGGAATTAAGGTATGTAATATTCCGGCATATAGCACACCATCGGTAGCACAGTTGGTTTTTGCCCACATTTTGCATTTTACCAATAACGTGGGCTTGCATGCCAAATCGGTAAGCCATGGCGACTGGGCCAACAGCACAGACTTTGCCTACTGGCTGTCGCCACAAACCGAGTTGGCCGGAAAAACACTGGGGATTATTGGTTTTGGACAGATAGGACAAGCCGTTGCCCAAATAGCACTGGCTTTTGGCATGAAGGTTATCTTTAACAACCGCAGCAAAAAATCCACAACACTTGATGCCCACCAGGTAGATCTGGACACTTTACTGGAGACCAGCGATTTTATCAGCATTAACTGTCCGCTCACCAACGAGAACCAGGGTTTCATCAACAAGACAACCATCAGCAAAATGAAACCAACGGCTTTTCTGATAAACACCGGCCGTGGACCATTGATAAATGAACAGGATCTGGCTGATGCGCTAAACAACAACGAGATAGCCGGCGCCGGCCTCGATGTATTGTCGGTGGAACCGGCACTGCCCGAAAATCCACTGCCGAAAGCAAAAAACTGCTATATAACGCCACACATTGCCTGGGCAACTCTTGAAGCCCG